Below is a genomic region from Pseudomonas sp. JQ170C.
GTATCCAACCATGGAGGCCGTCAGCTGGATAGCGGCCCTTCGTCCTTTGAAGTGTTGCCTGCCATTGCCAAGGCCGTGAACAAGCGTGTGCCCATCATCTTCGATAGTGGTGTACGCCGTGGTTCCCATGTATTCAAGGCGTTGGCCAGCGGTGCTGACATCGTCGCGGTTGGCCGTCCAATTCTTTATGGCCTACACCTTGGCGGCTCTGAAGGTGTGAACTCCGTGATTCAGCACCTGAACAAAGAGTTGACCATCAATATGATGCTAGGTGGTGCGAGAAATATCGAGGCAATTAAAAGTACCAAGCTTTACACCGATAAGGATTTTGAGGGGTAGTTGTCCAAGACCGACCTGAACCCACAATACAAGCGTCCATTTATGGCTGAATGGGCGCTTTCGTTAATGGCTGCCGCGTAGCCCCCTTTGGCTTTTCTGCAGAACTCTGCTGATGCTGTGGTGCTTCGAGCTCCGTGGTAGTGACGTCCGCACCCATCCCCTGCTGCATCATAGGCTCGCTGGCGGCGATCTTCTTGACCAAGTCCTTTGTACTTTTCCCGTGTTCTGGCTAAGGCTCTCTAGGTTTCAATCACAGCCCTGTACGGCTATGGGCCACGCCATCCGCCTCTGAGTTACGACTTGAGTATCAGCTGATCCGATATGCCCAGCGTAGTGTAACCAAATGAATGAATTGGGAAATTTGGAAAGACATTTCGGCGTTCACCGCATAGAACTCTAAGGATCATCTGCTCAACCTACCGAACCCCGTGCGAGGGATCTATTGTTACTCGCTATTGGTTTTGGGAGGTAGGCAATGAAGAAGATTCTTGGCGTCTACACAAGCCCCAGACCTCATTGGGTGGGTGACGGGTTTCCCGTTCGTACATTGTTTTCTTACGACAGCCTGGGCGAGCACATCAGCCCGTTCCTATTGCTCGATTTTGCTGGGCCACAGGATTTCCCACCGACGACTGAACGGCGCGGCGTGGGAGAACATCCACATCGTGGCTTCGAGACCGTGACCATCGTTTATCAAGGTGAGCTTGAGCATCGTGACTCGACAGGCGCAGGGGGACGTATAGGCCCAGGCGATGTGCAGTGGATGACTGCAGCAGCAGGCATTGTTCATGAGGAGCTCCATTCCGAGGCTTTTGCGCGAAGCGGCGGGACCCTAGAGATGGTGCAACTGTGGGTTAACTTGCCAGCTCGGGACAAAATGTCAGCCCCCAGGTACCAAACCATACTTGACCAAACGATACCCGTTATCTCGC
It encodes:
- a CDS encoding pirin family protein, with the protein product MKKILGVYTSPRPHWVGDGFPVRTLFSYDSLGEHISPFLLLDFAGPQDFPPTTERRGVGEHPHRGFETVTIVYQGELEHRDSTGAGGRIGPGDVQWMTAAAGIVHEELHSEAFARSGGTLEMVQLWVNLPARDKMSAPRYQTILDQTIPVISLTGGSTLRLIAGTFKSQIGPAKTFSPIDVWDLQLKREKPVSIPLVMGRTTLLVVLRGTVLVNSTQLVREAQTVVFDQTGNEIQLEGNNEARVMLLCGEPLNEPIVGYGPFVMNTDAEIRQAVEDFQNGQFGQMSN